From a region of the Mesomycoplasma ovipneumoniae ATCC 29419 genome:
- a CDS encoding ABC-F family ATP-binding cassette domain-containing protein, with protein MIEIKDLSKIFADKVLFQNVNLKFTEGNTYGIIGANGAGKSTFLKILAGFIEPSSGSIQTSQNQRISVLSQNHYEFDDFIVTDVVIMGNQKLYEIQQEKDQIYANPDATEADYNRAGELEEQFGLLGGWSAENDAQILLSALEIPKEFWYSKMSELKSSYKVKVLLAKALFGNPDILIMDEPTNHLDFKAIKWLEEFLINYKNIVLVVSHDSDFLDQVCTHTVDIDYGEVKIFTGNYSFWKQSSELLRELQKNANAKKEEQIAKLEAFIAKFSANASKSAQATSRKKSLEKIQLEEIKPSSRKYPYIRFNVFPRPGKQILNVENLSYKNPETGEFLFKNVSFTLLPGQKMVVFVDDDLIKTKLLDIIAGKEAPTSGTITWGSTIKFDYLPANTDDFFNSDLDLISWISQWPIFNTQDENKDNSTHRMRAFLGRMFFSGDQVFKKVNVTSGGEKVRLMFSKMMLSESNFLIFDQPLNHLDSESIDSFIEGLKLYDSGAIFTTYNLALIKEVANAILDIKQDSAVFFQGSLAEYEKKIGI; from the coding sequence ATGATTGAAATTAAGGATTTATCAAAAATTTTTGCCGATAAAGTTTTATTCCAAAATGTAAATTTAAAATTTACAGAAGGAAATACTTATGGAATTATCGGCGCAAATGGAGCTGGAAAATCAACTTTTTTAAAAATTTTAGCTGGTTTTATCGAACCATCATCAGGATCAATTCAAACATCACAAAATCAAAGAATTTCGGTTTTATCACAAAATCACTATGAATTTGATGATTTTATTGTTACTGACGTTGTAATAATGGGAAACCAAAAATTATACGAAATTCAACAAGAAAAAGATCAAATTTACGCAAACCCGGATGCAACAGAGGCTGATTATAATCGCGCTGGCGAACTTGAGGAACAATTTGGACTTTTAGGTGGCTGAAGTGCTGAAAATGATGCACAAATTTTACTTTCAGCACTTGAAATTCCTAAGGAATTTTGATACTCAAAAATGTCAGAATTAAAATCTTCCTATAAAGTTAAGGTACTTTTAGCAAAAGCGCTTTTTGGAAACCCTGATATTTTGATAATGGATGAGCCAACTAACCACTTAGATTTTAAAGCTATTAAATGACTTGAAGAATTTTTAATTAATTATAAAAATATTGTTTTGGTTGTTAGCCATGATAGCGATTTTTTGGATCAAGTTTGCACTCATACCGTTGATATTGATTATGGTGAAGTTAAAATTTTTACTGGAAATTACAGTTTTTGAAAACAATCTTCTGAGTTATTAAGAGAACTTCAAAAAAATGCTAATGCAAAAAAAGAAGAGCAAATTGCAAAATTAGAAGCATTTATAGCAAAATTCTCTGCAAATGCTTCAAAATCTGCCCAGGCAACTTCACGAAAAAAATCCCTTGAGAAAATTCAGCTCGAGGAAATTAAACCTTCATCGCGAAAATATCCTTACATTCGTTTTAATGTTTTTCCAAGACCTGGAAAACAAATATTAAACGTTGAAAATTTGAGTTATAAAAATCCTGAAACTGGCGAATTTTTATTTAAAAATGTGTCATTTACACTTTTACCAGGTCAAAAAATGGTAGTTTTTGTTGATGATGATTTGATAAAAACTAAATTACTTGACATTATTGCCGGAAAAGAAGCCCCAACTTCAGGGACAATCACTTGAGGTTCAACAATAAAATTTGATTATTTGCCAGCAAACACTGATGATTTTTTTAATTCAGATTTAGATTTAATCTCTTGAATTTCACAGTGGCCAATTTTTAACACACAAGATGAAAACAAAGACAATTCAACCCATAGAATGCGCGCTTTTTTAGGAAGAATGTTTTTTAGCGGCGACCAAGTTTTCAAAAAAGTCAATGTTACATCTGGTGGCGAAAAAGTTCGACTAATGTTTTCAAAAATGATGCTAAGTGAATCAAATTTTTTAATTTTTGACCAGCCTCTTAATCATCTTGATTCTGAATCAATTGATTCTTTCATTGAAGGTTTAAAACTTTATGATTCAGGAGCAATTTTTACAACTTATAATCTTGCCTTAATAAAAGAAGTTGCAAATGCGATTTTGGATATTAAGCAAGATTCGGCTGTGTTTTTTCAAGGTTCGCTGGCTGAATATGAGAAAAAAATAGGAATTTAG
- a CDS encoding AAA family ATPase, with the protein MDRKKETNLTFMNLTEEQQKVIDLAKKGKNVLVDACIGSGKTTVIQALCNEFPVGKKILYLTYNTLLKIDAQNKIKNDNVTVENYHGFAYSMLKQKGINPSSGDPIKIFLDHDISVGTFHVLLIDEYQDIAFLISLLLERIKTQNPNIQIVAVGDVEQKIYDNTKLNVKNFIDKFLGSHEKISLTISFRMPKDHANMLGRVWNKTIKGVNKNCQIEYMELDQIKEFLSKQKPSDILCLGKNYGQMSKVLNYLEDKHWRIFNKKTVYASIGHAEKNLNREQKPAIGDVEKNPNHEQKPAIFTTFDSSKGLERPICVIFDFTESYWFKRLEKIASNYEILRNLFCVAASRGKEKIIFVKPPYKVKDKKLVKDKILDEDTLIKSRSSNHQKDKLEYSMSRMFQHNYDEDIIEMRQMLDVEQIHKEDKKVIEVKNRDGFINLTPCNGIFLEASYFYGYDIKKEIQNLIQNCEDYKQKLYNKFNENRKSLNDLILFYVYLETNQERYIKQVQTDFVNDNAIQRMKERLSKELSRGEKIQQHCSLEYDNNVNSFTMNVRGIADVVKDNTVYELKFVNYLTDDHFLQTASYMLALKKEKGILWNVKKNEMYKIKIKNRENFRVKLAETISKGRYKEKNLNQNQAKKRSWSIWKLLRINKLLIWIKNLL; encoded by the coding sequence ATGGATAGAAAAAAAGAGACTAATTTGACATTTATGAACCTAACAGAGGAACAACAGAAAGTTATTGATTTAGCAAAAAAAGGCAAAAATGTTCTAGTTGATGCTTGTATTGGGAGTGGAAAAACAACAGTAATTCAAGCTTTGTGTAATGAATTTCCTGTTGGTAAAAAGATTTTGTACTTAACTTACAATACACTATTAAAAATTGATGCTCAAAACAAGATTAAAAACGATAATGTTACTGTAGAAAATTATCATGGATTTGCATATTCAATGTTAAAACAAAAAGGTATTAATCCTTCTTCCGGGGATCCGATTAAAATATTTTTAGACCACGATATATCTGTTGGAACCTTTCATGTTTTATTAATTGACGAGTATCAAGATATTGCATTTCTAATATCATTGTTATTAGAAAGAATAAAAACACAAAATCCTAACATCCAAATTGTTGCTGTAGGTGATGTCGAACAAAAAATTTATGATAACACTAAATTAAATGTTAAGAATTTTATTGATAAATTTTTAGGATCACATGAAAAAATTAGCTTAACAATTTCCTTCAGAATGCCTAAAGATCACGCTAATATGTTGGGCAGAGTTTGGAATAAAACAATTAAAGGGGTTAATAAAAATTGTCAGATCGAATATATGGAACTCGACCAAATTAAGGAATTCTTATCTAAGCAAAAACCTTCAGATATCTTATGCTTAGGTAAAAATTATGGGCAAATGTCAAAAGTACTAAATTACCTTGAAGATAAACATTGACGTATTTTTAATAAAAAAACTGTTTATGCATCAATTGGGCATGCCGAAAAAAATCTGAATCGTGAACAAAAACCGGCGATTGGAGATGTCGAAAAAAATCCGAATCACGAACAAAAACCGGCGATTTTTACAACATTTGATAGTTCAAAAGGACTAGAAAGACCTATTTGTGTTATTTTTGATTTTACTGAAAGTTACTGATTTAAACGCTTAGAAAAAATTGCTAGTAATTATGAAATTTTAAGAAATCTATTTTGTGTAGCGGCAAGTAGAGGAAAAGAAAAAATCATATTCGTAAAGCCGCCTTACAAAGTTAAAGATAAAAAATTAGTTAAAGATAAAATATTAGATGAAGATACTCTTATAAAAAGCCGATCTAGTAACCATCAAAAAGATAAACTAGAATATTCAATGTCTAGAATGTTTCAACATAATTATGATGAAGATATTATCGAAATGCGCCAAATGCTTGATGTAGAACAAATTCATAAAGAGGATAAAAAGGTAATAGAGGTAAAAAACCGTGATGGATTCATTAATCTTACTCCATGTAATGGAATTTTTCTTGAAGCATCTTATTTCTATGGCTACGACATTAAAAAAGAAATTCAAAATTTAATCCAAAACTGCGAGGATTATAAGCAAAAATTATACAATAAGTTTAATGAAAATAGAAAATCATTAAATGATTTAATACTATTTTATGTTTATTTAGAAACAAATCAAGAAAGATATATTAAACAAGTGCAAACAGATTTTGTCAATGATAATGCTATTCAACGAATGAAAGAAAGATTATCTAAGGAACTTAGTAGAGGAGAAAAAATTCAACAACATTGTTCATTAGAATATGATAATAACGTAAATAGTTTTACAATGAATGTTCGCGGAATAGCTGATGTTGTAAAAGATAATACAGTTTATGAACTTAAATTTGTTAACTATTTAACAGATGATCATTTTTTACAAACTGCTTCATATATGCTAGCCTTAAAAAAGGAAAAAGGTATATTATGGAATGTTAAAAAAAATGAAATGTACAAAATTAAAATTAAAAATCGAGAAAATTTTAGAGTCAAGCTTGCAGAAACAATCTCTAAAGGCCGGTATAAAGAAAAAAATCTCAATCAAAATCAAGCCAAAAAAAGATCATGGAGCATATGAAAACTATTGAGAATCAACAAATTATTGATTTGAATCAAAAATTTGCTATAA
- the mnmE gene encoding tRNA uridine-5-carboxymethylaminomethyl(34) synthesis GTPase MnmE, with translation MVFDTICAIASGAINQAISIIRISGPNAFKIMEKIFTGKIGNSMEITFGWIHDNQTKIDQVLVLWFAGDKNFVGEETVEINAHGGVLNTNLILETILKTKLARLANPGEFSLRAFLNGKIDLVKAQAINDLIHAQVKSQHNVALKQFSGASSNFIKKLIQQIEEIIGTIEVNIDYPEYDDVEILTNQILIPKIDELIKNFNELIKIADNSRLIYEGIRTSLIGEPNSGKSSLLNALIDENKAIISEIPGTTRDIVEGNFVIDNLLFKVFDTAGIRKTKQKIEQIGINKTFENMEKSDLILHVIDASQKKSKHLDLSEKISKNQVYLQVYNKSDLIENKEEFADKILISAKNKEIDSLIEKIKTIFAFLGKENQFVANSFQISQIELAKTAIIDAKNSLESGFGPEIAIVDLRNAWRELQTIFGRTDDENLLDSIFSRFCLGK, from the coding sequence ATGGTTTTTGACACAATTTGTGCGATTGCTTCAGGAGCAATAAATCAAGCAATTTCGATTATTAGAATTTCAGGACCAAATGCCTTTAAGATCATGGAAAAAATTTTTACCGGGAAAATTGGTAATTCCATGGAAATAACTTTTGGCTGGATTCATGATAATCAAACTAAAATTGATCAAGTTTTAGTTCTATGATTTGCTGGAGATAAAAATTTTGTCGGCGAAGAAACTGTAGAAATAAACGCTCATGGCGGAGTTTTAAATACAAATTTAATTCTTGAAACTATTTTAAAAACTAAACTCGCTAGACTTGCAAATCCTGGAGAGTTCAGTTTACGTGCTTTTTTAAATGGAAAAATTGACTTAGTTAAAGCTCAAGCGATTAATGATTTAATTCATGCTCAAGTTAAATCACAACACAATGTTGCTCTTAAACAGTTTTCTGGGGCAAGTTCAAACTTTATTAAAAAATTAATTCAACAAATAGAAGAAATTATCGGGACTATTGAGGTAAATATTGATTATCCCGAATATGATGATGTTGAAATTCTAACAAATCAGATTCTTATTCCTAAAATTGATGAATTAATAAAAAATTTTAATGAATTAATAAAAATAGCCGATAATTCAAGACTAATTTATGAAGGAATAAGAACATCTTTAATCGGTGAACCCAATAGCGGCAAGTCTTCGCTTCTAAATGCTTTAATTGACGAAAATAAGGCGATAATAAGTGAAATTCCTGGCACAACTCGTGATATTGTTGAAGGTAATTTTGTGATCGACAATTTGCTTTTTAAAGTTTTTGATACTGCGGGAATTAGAAAAACTAAGCAAAAAATTGAGCAAATTGGAATTAATAAAACTTTTGAAAACATGGAGAAATCTGATTTAATTTTACATGTTATTGATGCAAGTCAAAAAAAATCTAAACATCTTGATTTAAGTGAAAAAATTAGCAAAAATCAAGTATATTTACAAGTATATAATAAATCTGACCTAATTGAAAATAAGGAAGAATTTGCTGATAAAATATTAATCAGTGCTAAAAACAAAGAAATTGATAGCTTAATTGAAAAAATTAAAACTATTTTTGCCTTTTTGGGAAAAGAAAATCAGTTTGTCGCTAATTCATTCCAAATTTCACAGATAGAATTGGCGAAAACAGCAATTATTGATGCTAAAAATAGTCTAGAATCTGGTTTTGGACCTGAAATTGCAATTGTAGATTTGCGTAATGCTTGAAGAGAATTACAAACTATTTTTGGCAGAACAGACGATGAAAACTTGCTAGATTCAATTTTTTCACGGTTTTGTCTAGGAAAATAA
- a CDS encoding ABC transporter permease translates to MNQFPSIEKYIDQNLKPNPFLQPFSYQMWKLMVAQSKSFDRNYFGKPRNNFYEVFLRFSRSFSGVFGIVTIIFMLILAIIIPFTTGSPTQLRPDMKNLNYFTQGFILGTDSQGRDVWAFLWHGLQFSLILSFIVALFDVALGTFFGTLMGNFDLFDKIFTFIIKIASNIPTILVIILMTLVLRPSFWVLVLSFSLTGWIGLANQVRAQIKRARNFTWVIASRVLGTPSYKILLNFVPVIIPLLITNIVFVIPGTILGETGLAFIGLSLPNVPTLGNAINSGIPIVTLYPRYVLIPSFFLILLTSSIQMIGNSVQDALRRQR, encoded by the coding sequence ATGAATCAATTTCCGTCAATTGAAAAATATATTGACCAAAACTTAAAACCTAATCCATTTTTACAGCCCTTTTCATACCAAATGTGAAAATTAATGGTTGCTCAGTCAAAAAGTTTTGACCGTAATTATTTTGGTAAGCCTCGAAATAATTTTTACGAAGTTTTCCTTAGATTTTCCCGTTCCTTTTCAGGTGTTTTTGGAATTGTTACTATTATTTTCATGCTAATTTTAGCAATTATTATCCCTTTTACAACTGGATCGCCAACTCAACTTCGACCTGATATGAAAAACTTAAACTATTTTACACAAGGATTTATTTTAGGTACTGATTCTCAAGGTCGTGATGTTTGAGCATTTTTATGACACGGATTGCAGTTTTCCTTAATTTTAAGTTTTATTGTTGCCCTTTTTGATGTTGCACTTGGAACTTTTTTTGGAACACTAATGGGTAATTTTGACCTTTTTGACAAAATTTTTACCTTTATTATTAAAATAGCTTCAAATATACCAACAATTTTAGTAATTATTTTGATGACTTTAGTGTTGCGACCAAGCTTTTGAGTTTTAGTTTTATCATTTTCACTTACTGGCTGAATCGGACTTGCAAATCAAGTTCGTGCTCAAATAAAAAGAGCTAGAAACTTTACATGAGTAATTGCCTCACGTGTTTTAGGGACTCCTTCTTATAAAATTCTCCTTAATTTTGTGCCAGTAATTATTCCACTTTTAATTACAAATATTGTTTTTGTAATCCCAGGTACTATTCTTGGCGAAACTGGTCTTGCCTTTATTGGCCTGTCACTACCAAATGTTCCAACTTTAGGAAATGCAATTAATTCAGGAATTCCAATTGTAACTTTGTATCCTCGTTATGTTTTAATTCCTTCATTCTTTTTAATTTTATTAACTTCCTCAATTCAAATGATTGGAAATTCAGTTCAAGACGCTCTAAGGAGGCAAAGATAA
- a CDS encoding DDE-type integrase/transposase/recombinase: MFQKHYEFLGLKSIAYKKQGKPAPKEKKFTRIWTEDHIKGEFSSENFGEKWFADIKFIKINNEWFYLHSIIETKSNYLLNFSISKTRFSEETINLVKQTIKKYNIKPKFFHSDHGVEYANYKFANFLKQNNIQQSMSPKGNALANRPIEYFYAVFQRELLNIEGENFENVAIAYQKISEFIDWYNYERPQSCLSYKTPSYYMR, encoded by the coding sequence GTGTTTCAAAAACACTACGAATTTTTAGGATTAAAATCAATTGCTTATAAAAAGCAAGGAAAACCGGCACCAAAAGAGAAAAAGTTTACACGAATTTGGACTGAAGATCATATCAAAGGTGAATTTAGCTCAGAAAATTTTGGTGAAAAATGATTTGCTGATATTAAATTTATCAAAATTAACAACGAATGATTTTACCTACACTCAATTATTGAAACAAAATCCAATTACTTGCTCAATTTTTCGATTTCTAAAACAAGATTTTCAGAAGAAACTATAAACTTAGTAAAACAAACAATCAAAAAGTATAATATTAAACCAAAATTTTTCCATTCAGATCATGGCGTGGAATATGCGAACTACAAATTTGCTAATTTTTTAAAACAAAACAATATCCAACAATCAATGTCACCAAAAGGCAATGCCCTTGCAAACAGACCTATTGAATATTTTTATGCAGTTTTTCAACGAGAATTGCTTAATATTGAGGGCGAAAATTTTGAAAATGTAGCTATTGCTTATCAAAAAATAAGTGAATTTATTGATTGGTATAACTATGAAAGGCCTCAAAGTTGCTTATCATATAAAACTCCAAGCTATTATATGAGGTAA
- a CDS encoding ABC transporter permease, whose product MTLKNDGEHRRDLLKIGINRKIIDYNFIYTIPPTKKKKNPLFKYFGFESLFFRFSKKIVKIFLEFVIVAWIVATLVFLLIDSIPGEPGFLHGLNDAQKTAEKHLYGLDLPQAQRYFNYLWNFINFDFGISYSLRPRVEISDFIWQRFFTSFSIGIVSVILTLLVGVPLGIAVGKNPGKFFDNLATVWIAIFSSIPSLVFAIFLLIFGQKAGIPYIFNIQDFSTFVLPAIALSIGSVISYVRYIRFELNNELNSMHAKFAYLKNLTRNRFVWTHALKASLFPIATFFPLVVLGSFVGSIFVEKIFLISGSGGIMIDAIQSKDNNIILFLVIIYSLLTIISYTLRDISYELLDPRIRRRAK is encoded by the coding sequence ATGACCCTAAAAAATGATGGTGAACATCGCAGAGATCTGTTAAAAATAGGCATAAACAGAAAAATTATTGATTATAACTTTATTTATACTATTCCGCCAACAAAGAAAAAGAAAAATCCACTATTTAAATATTTCGGTTTTGAATCGCTTTTTTTTCGCTTTTCGAAAAAAATTGTAAAAATTTTTCTCGAATTCGTAATAGTGGCTTGAATTGTTGCGACACTAGTTTTTCTTCTGATTGACTCAATTCCGGGTGAGCCAGGTTTTCTTCATGGTCTAAATGACGCTCAAAAAACAGCAGAAAAACATCTTTATGGACTTGATTTGCCTCAAGCACAACGATATTTTAATTACCTTTGGAATTTTATTAATTTTGATTTTGGAATTTCATATAGTCTTAGACCTCGTGTCGAAATTAGCGATTTTATTTGACAAAGATTTTTCACATCTTTTTCAATAGGTATCGTTTCAGTTATTTTAACACTTTTAGTTGGAGTTCCGCTTGGAATTGCTGTTGGAAAAAATCCAGGTAAGTTTTTTGACAATTTAGCGACAGTCTGAATTGCGATTTTTTCCTCAATTCCTTCGCTAGTTTTTGCAATTTTTCTTTTAATTTTTGGGCAAAAAGCCGGAATTCCTTACATTTTTAATATACAGGATTTCTCCACTTTTGTCCTACCTGCCATCGCCCTTTCAATTGGATCTGTAATTAGTTATGTGCGATACATTCGTTTTGAACTTAATAATGAGTTAAATTCTATGCATGCTAAATTTGCATATTTAAAAAATTTAACAAGAAATCGCTTCGTTTGAACTCATGCACTTAAGGCATCACTTTTCCCAATTGCAACATTTTTTCCTTTAGTTGTTTTAGGTTCTTTTGTTGGATCAATTTTTGTTGAGAAAATCTTTTTAATTTCAGGATCTGGAGGGATCATGATTGATGCAATTCAGTCAAAAGATAATAATATTATTCTCTTTTTAGTAATTATTTACTCACTTTTGACAATAATTTCTTATACATTACGTGATATTAGTTACGAATTGCTCGATCCGAGAATTAGAAGGAGGGCAAAATAA
- a CDS encoding ABC transporter ATP-binding protein, whose protein sequence is MISYFLAKFSDCKNAENPTLCYKLAKNLEKFKKDLELLKQKNLDPKQYQEKFLELKEEFLAYEVNIKKHYKSKKSYKIQAILNRIQQYWHTSFNRSHFDFEAFSKNVLYKQIGNKKYKIVAQIKNLNLSFVNPANPSIRNIVIRNASIDFYEGKIHAIIGESGSGKSVITSCLYGLAGENAVVESGEIRLFNNPVHNFDFRAWELSNYRGKIISAVFQNPMSTLNPTKKIGAQIMEGMLLNKIVKNKKEAYEKALLYLKMTKIVNPEMVMKLYPHELSGGMIQRIVISAILSLEPKIIVMDEPTTALDTTVQALVLDIIRDLQKRLKITIIFITHDLGVVASLANYITIMYAGQVVEEGTRDEILLNPRHPYTWGLITSMPDINKGDRLASIRGVVPSSLNSIVGDAFAVRNDYALEQDFFVEPKFYKISPTHRIKSALLDPKAPKVMPPKIIYQKWLQFQKMRQNNEQ, encoded by the coding sequence ATGATTTCTTATTTTTTGGCCAAATTTTCTGATTGCAAAAATGCTGAAAATCCAACTTTGTGTTATAAATTAGCAAAAAATTTAGAAAAGTTTAAAAAAGACTTAGAACTTTTAAAGCAAAAAAACTTGGATCCAAAGCAATATCAAGAAAAATTCCTTGAACTTAAAGAAGAATTTTTAGCTTATGAAGTTAATATAAAAAAACATTATAAATCAAAAAAATCCTATAAAATCCAAGCTATTTTAAACAGAATTCAACAATATTGACACACAAGTTTTAACCGTTCTCACTTTGATTTTGAAGCTTTTTCGAAAAATGTTCTCTATAAACAAATTGGCAATAAAAAGTACAAAATTGTTGCCCAAATTAAAAATTTAAATTTATCCTTTGTAAATCCAGCCAATCCTTCAATTCGAAACATCGTGATTCGTAATGCTTCAATTGACTTTTATGAAGGTAAAATTCATGCAATAATCGGCGAGTCTGGTTCAGGAAAATCGGTAATTACTTCTTGTCTTTATGGACTTGCGGGTGAAAATGCTGTTGTTGAATCAGGAGAAATAAGATTATTTAACAATCCAGTTCACAATTTTGACTTTCGTGCTTGAGAACTTTCAAATTATCGGGGAAAAATAATTTCTGCTGTTTTCCAAAACCCGATGTCAACTTTGAATCCAACCAAAAAAATTGGTGCTCAAATAATGGAAGGAATGCTGTTAAATAAAATTGTCAAAAATAAAAAAGAAGCCTATGAAAAAGCACTTTTATATTTAAAAATGACAAAAATTGTCAATCCTGAAATGGTTATGAAATTATACCCTCATGAACTCTCAGGGGGAATGATTCAACGAATTGTCATTTCAGCAATTCTTTCACTTGAGCCAAAAATTATTGTTATGGACGAACCGACTACCGCCCTTGATACAACAGTTCAGGCTTTAGTTCTTGATATTATCCGTGATTTGCAAAAAAGACTGAAAATTACGATCATTTTTATAACTCATGACTTAGGAGTGGTTGCTTCACTTGCAAATTACATCACAATTATGTACGCTGGTCAAGTTGTTGAAGAAGGAACAAGAGACGAAATTCTTTTAAATCCAAGACATCCTTATACTTGAGGACTAATAACTTCAATGCCGGACATAAATAAAGGTGATCGTCTTGCCTCAATTCGTGGGGTAGTTCCATCTTCATTAAATTCAATTGTCGGTGATGCATTTGCGGTTAGAAATGATTATGCCTTAGAACAAGATTTTTTTGTTGAGCCAAAATTTTATAAAATAAGTCCAACTCACCGTATAAAATCAGCACTTCTTGATCCAAAAGCACCAAAAGTTATGCCGCCAAAAATTATTTACCAAAAATGACTCCAATTTCAAAAAATGAGGCAAAACAATGAGCAATAA
- a CDS encoding ABC transporter ATP-binding protein translates to MSNNSKFYLEKNTYFFGKIVRQTWRQLTPGVKKMLESSGKKPIVSFENVDITYGSGNRKNKVIHDISFNIYEGEVLSFVGESGSGKSTTGSALAGLIPRSFGKITINNLELPKNTRKIRAKILDQLVSNVQMIFQDPLSSLNPYKNIYDVVTEGIVNLEQRKKGSIKLLFSQHYYQNTFEMLVKILKNQKVPLNLINQISDLFYKNTAQASVPELFTNLINHLKKISAIHPKITDFIEKKSLFLNNLLQKPTKDVTYKYVTDMLASVGLDSSVLSRFPLEFSGGQQQRIGICRALLLRPKILVADEPISALDVSIQAQIINIFKDLKEKYNLTIFFISHDLRMVEYISDRIAVVYRGRILEIGPTKEITQKFLHPYTKSLIESIPTIESKGESLAGYIYDPKMHQYSESNQPEWIDLGNNHYILATFSEVKRWRLGDYNYEKN, encoded by the coding sequence ATGAGCAATAATTCTAAATTTTATCTTGAAAAAAACACTTATTTTTTTGGTAAGATCGTCCGTCAAACTTGGCGTCAGTTGACTCCTGGTGTTAAAAAAATGCTTGAATCTAGCGGCAAAAAGCCAATTGTTAGCTTTGAAAACGTCGATATTACTTATGGAAGTGGAAATCGAAAAAACAAAGTTATTCATGACATAAGTTTCAATATTTATGAAGGTGAGGTTCTCTCATTTGTTGGCGAATCTGGTTCTGGAAAGTCAACAACAGGGTCTGCGCTTGCTGGCTTAATTCCGCGAAGTTTTGGGAAAATCACTATTAATAATTTAGAATTGCCAAAAAATACTCGTAAAATCCGGGCTAAAATTCTTGATCAGTTAGTTTCAAATGTGCAAATGATTTTCCAAGATCCACTTTCTTCACTAAATCCTTATAAAAATATTTATGATGTAGTCACCGAAGGAATAGTCAACCTTGAACAGCGCAAAAAAGGCTCAATCAAACTACTATTTTCACAACATTATTATCAAAATACCTTTGAAATGTTAGTGAAAATTCTTAAAAACCAAAAAGTTCCCCTAAATTTAATAAACCAAATTAGCGATTTATTTTACAAAAACACAGCCCAGGCTTCAGTTCCTGAATTATTTACTAATTTAATCAATCACCTTAAAAAAATCAGTGCCATTCACCCAAAAATTACCGATTTTATTGAAAAAAAGTCATTGTTTTTAAACAATCTTTTACAAAAACCGACAAAAGATGTTACTTATAAATACGTTACAGACATGCTTGCATCAGTTGGACTTGATAGCTCAGTTTTATCAAGATTTCCTTTAGAATTTTCAGGAGGACAACAACAGCGAATCGGAATTTGTCGGGCTTTATTGCTTAGACCAAAAATTCTTGTTGCCGATGAGCCAATTTCGGCACTTGATGTTTCAATTCAAGCCCAAATTATCAACATTTTTAAAGATTTAAAGGAAAAATATAATTTGACCATATTTTTCATTTCCCACGATCTTCGAATGGTTGAATATATTTCAGACCGAATTGCCGTTGTTTATCGAGGTCGAATTTTAGAAATTGGCCCAACAAAAGAAATAACCCAAAAATTTTTACACCCTTATACAAAATCACTGATTGAATCAATCCCAACAATTGAATCAAAAGGTGAATCACTTGCTGGATATATTTATGATCCAAAAATGCACCAATATTCAGAATCTAACCAACCTGAGTGGATTGATTTAGGAAATAATCACTATATTTTAGCCACTTTTTCTGAAGTAAAACGTTGGAGATTAGGAGACTATAATTATGAAAAAAACTAG